The proteins below are encoded in one region of Amycolatopsis acidiphila:
- a CDS encoding dihydrolipoamide acetyltransferase family protein has translation MPELKQFLLADTAEGLTEAEILGVRVQPGDEVTVNQIVVEVETAKAAVELPIPWAGKITEILVEAGQTVEVGAPILTIDVNPAGGGSVNGSAPAAEEEMKPLVGYGSKTVTAKRRARREAPKAVPAVKGGYVPLAKPPVRKLAKELGVDLTALAGSVDGVITREDVERAAAPAPAAAPAPVATGARERRVPIKGVRKATAQAMVASAFSAPHVTEFLTIDVTPMMELRERLKKHPSFAGVKLTPLAFAAKAVCLAAKRTPDVNAAWDEAAGEIVYKDYVHLGIAAATPRGLVVPKIRDADAMSLPELAAALDQLTATAREGRTPPADMVNGTITITNVGVFGVDTGTPIINPGESAILAFGAIKDMPWVVDGELAVRKVLQLALSFDHRLVDGQQGSQFLADVGALLADPAMAITY, from the coding sequence GTGCCTGAGCTCAAACAGTTCCTGCTCGCCGACACCGCCGAAGGCCTCACCGAGGCCGAGATCCTCGGCGTGCGCGTCCAGCCCGGCGACGAGGTGACGGTCAACCAGATCGTGGTCGAGGTCGAGACCGCGAAGGCCGCCGTCGAGCTGCCCATCCCGTGGGCGGGCAAGATCACCGAGATCCTCGTCGAGGCCGGGCAGACGGTGGAGGTCGGCGCGCCGATCCTCACCATCGACGTGAACCCGGCCGGCGGCGGCTCGGTCAACGGCTCCGCCCCCGCGGCCGAGGAGGAGATGAAGCCGCTCGTCGGCTACGGCTCCAAGACGGTCACCGCCAAGCGCCGCGCCCGTCGCGAGGCTCCCAAGGCCGTCCCCGCGGTCAAGGGAGGCTATGTGCCGCTGGCCAAGCCACCGGTGCGCAAGCTCGCCAAGGAACTCGGCGTCGACCTGACAGCGCTGGCCGGTTCGGTCGACGGCGTGATCACCCGGGAGGACGTCGAGCGGGCGGCCGCACCGGCACCTGCCGCCGCTCCCGCCCCGGTCGCCACCGGTGCGCGCGAGCGGCGGGTGCCGATCAAGGGCGTCCGCAAGGCGACCGCGCAGGCGATGGTGGCGAGCGCGTTCAGCGCCCCGCACGTCACGGAGTTCCTGACCATCGACGTCACGCCGATGATGGAGCTACGGGAGCGGCTGAAGAAGCACCCGTCGTTCGCGGGCGTGAAGCTCACCCCGCTGGCGTTCGCCGCGAAGGCGGTTTGCCTTGCCGCCAAACGAACCCCGGACGTCAACGCGGCCTGGGACGAGGCGGCAGGCGAGATCGTCTACAAGGACTACGTGCACCTCGGGATCGCCGCGGCGACCCCGCGGGGGCTCGTGGTGCCGAAGATCCGCGACGCGGACGCGATGTCCCTGCCGGAGCTGGCGGCGGCGCTCGACCAGCTGACCGCGACCGCGCGCGAGGGCAGGACCCCGCCCGCGGACATGGTGAACGGGACGATCACGATCACCAACGTCGGCGTGTTCGGCGTCGACACCGGCACACCGATCATCAACCCCGGCGAGTCGGCGATCCTGGCCTTCGGCGCGATCAAGGACATGCCGTGGGTCGTGGACGGCGAACTGGCCGTCCGGAAGGTGCTGCAGCTGGCGCTGAGCTTCGACCACCGCCTGGTCGACGGTCAGCAGGGTTCGCAGTTCCTCGCCGACGTCGGCGCGTTGCTGGCCGATCCCGCGATGGCGATCACGTACTGA
- a CDS encoding alpha-ketoacid dehydrogenase subunit beta: MAAPVKSRQDESVSAVQTLTIGKALNLGLRAAMEADDKVLILGEDVGKLGGVFRITDGLQKDFGEQRVLDTPLAESGIIGTAVGLAVRGFRPVCEIQFEGFIFPGFDQISSQLAKLHYRTQGRIKVPVVVRVPYGGGIGAVEHHSESPESLFAHIPGLKVVSCSNPADAYWMIQQAIASDDPVLFFEPKRLYHNGQLKSEVDTSTTPGPLFASRVLREGTDATLVAYGPSVKVCLDAAAAAQEEGRSLEVIDLRTLSPLDLGPVFESVRRTGRLISVSEASAESSISSEIAARVQQECFYSLEAPVLRVTGFDTPYPPSKLEEHFLPDLDRVLHAVDRSLGW; the protein is encoded by the coding sequence ATGGCCGCCCCGGTGAAGTCCCGCCAGGACGAGTCCGTGTCCGCCGTGCAGACGCTGACCATCGGCAAGGCCCTGAACCTGGGCCTGCGCGCCGCGATGGAGGCCGACGACAAGGTCCTCATCCTCGGGGAGGACGTCGGCAAGCTCGGCGGCGTCTTCCGCATCACCGACGGGCTGCAGAAGGACTTCGGCGAGCAGCGCGTGCTCGACACGCCGCTGGCCGAGTCCGGCATCATCGGCACCGCGGTCGGCCTCGCCGTGCGCGGGTTCCGGCCGGTGTGCGAGATCCAGTTCGAGGGGTTCATCTTCCCCGGGTTCGACCAGATCTCCAGCCAGCTCGCCAAACTGCACTACCGCACGCAGGGCAGGATCAAGGTGCCCGTCGTGGTGCGGGTGCCCTACGGCGGCGGGATCGGCGCGGTCGAGCACCACTCGGAGTCGCCGGAGTCGCTCTTCGCGCACATCCCCGGGCTGAAGGTCGTCTCGTGCTCGAACCCGGCCGACGCGTACTGGATGATCCAGCAGGCGATCGCCTCGGACGACCCGGTGCTGTTCTTCGAGCCCAAGCGGCTGTACCACAACGGACAGCTGAAGTCCGAAGTGGACACTTCGACGACGCCGGGGCCGCTGTTCGCGTCCCGGGTCCTGCGCGAGGGCACCGACGCGACGCTGGTCGCGTACGGGCCGTCGGTGAAGGTGTGCCTGGACGCCGCGGCAGCCGCGCAGGAGGAAGGCCGCTCGCTGGAGGTCATCGACCTGCGCACGCTCTCGCCGCTGGACCTCGGCCCGGTGTTCGAGTCCGTGCGCCGCACCGGCCGGCTCATCTCGGTGAGCGAGGCGTCGGCGGAGTCGTCGATCAGCTCCGAGATCGCCGCCCGCGTCCAGCAGGAGTGCTTCTACTCGCTCGAGGCGCCCGTGCTGCGGGTGACCGGCTTCGACACCCCGTACCCACCGTCCAAACTGGAGGAACACTTCCTGCCGGACCTGGACCGGGTGCTGCACGCCGTCGACCGCTCGCTGGGATGGTGA
- the pdhA gene encoding pyruvate dehydrogenase (acetyl-transferring) E1 component subunit alpha yields the protein MSSPEQWTHPEPGEGPAARAAQPSPEQVIAGLRATTEGGAELTQLLTPEGERVASPQFDRYVADIDGEALRGLYRDMVLVRRADREANAMQRQGQLGIWVPLLGQEAAQIGSGRALRKQDMAFPSYREHGVAYARGIDFRELMGIFRCTDHGNWDFKAHGFHPYTIVIGNQVLNATGYAMGQKFEGKVGDEDGEATIVYFGDGATSQGDVHEGFVWSAVYDAPLVFFCQNNQWAISEPTERQSRLPLYQRARGYGFPGIRVDGNDVLACLAVTRWALDECRHGNGPVLIEAFTYRMDAHTTTDDPTRYRLSDELEAWKLKDPIERVRAYLARNGHADQPYFDRIQAEADQFAADLREFTFNMPEPPPERVFANVYAEPSAALDAQREEYLAYLSGFATAGER from the coding sequence ATGTCGTCCCCAGAACAGTGGACGCACCCGGAGCCCGGCGAAGGACCGGCCGCACGAGCGGCACAACCGTCCCCGGAGCAGGTGATCGCGGGATTGCGAGCAACGACCGAAGGCGGCGCTGAGCTGACCCAGCTGCTCACGCCCGAAGGCGAACGAGTCGCCTCACCCCAGTTCGACCGCTACGTCGCGGACATCGACGGCGAGGCACTGCGCGGGCTCTACCGCGACATGGTGCTGGTCCGCCGGGCCGACCGCGAGGCCAACGCCATGCAGCGCCAAGGCCAGCTCGGCATCTGGGTCCCGCTGCTGGGCCAGGAGGCCGCGCAGATCGGCTCGGGCCGCGCGCTGCGCAAGCAGGACATGGCCTTCCCCAGCTATCGCGAACACGGCGTCGCCTACGCGCGCGGCATCGACTTCCGCGAGCTGATGGGCATCTTCCGCTGCACCGACCACGGCAACTGGGACTTCAAGGCCCACGGCTTCCACCCGTACACGATCGTCATCGGCAACCAGGTCCTCAACGCCACCGGCTACGCGATGGGCCAGAAGTTCGAGGGGAAGGTCGGTGACGAAGACGGGGAGGCGACGATCGTCTACTTCGGCGACGGCGCCACCAGCCAGGGCGACGTGCACGAGGGCTTCGTGTGGTCCGCGGTGTACGACGCGCCGCTGGTCTTCTTCTGCCAGAACAACCAGTGGGCCATCTCGGAGCCGACCGAGCGCCAGTCCCGCCTGCCGCTGTACCAGCGCGCCCGCGGCTACGGCTTCCCCGGCATCCGCGTCGACGGCAACGACGTGCTCGCCTGCCTCGCGGTCACCCGCTGGGCGCTCGACGAGTGCCGCCACGGCAACGGCCCGGTGCTGATCGAGGCCTTCACCTACCGGATGGACGCGCACACCACGACCGACGACCCGACGCGCTACCGGCTCTCCGACGAACTCGAGGCGTGGAAGCTCAAGGACCCGATCGAGCGCGTCCGCGCGTACCTCGCCCGCAACGGGCACGCGGACCAGCCGTACTTCGACCGGATCCAGGCCGAGGCCGACCAGTTCGCCGCCGACCTGCGCGAGTTCACGTTCAACATGCCCGAACCGCCGCCGGAGCGGGTGTTCGCGAACGTCTACGCGGAGCCGTCGGCGGCACTGGACGCCCAGCGCGAGGAGTATCTGGCGTACCTGTCCGGTTTCGCGACGGCGGGTGAGCGCTGA
- a CDS encoding M20/M25/M40 family metallo-hydrolase — MEQTTVRETVSRLWETEVVPSLSGLVRIPALSQAFDPDWAANGHLAAAVDHVRGWIAERQLPGVTLDVVRLEGRSPVLLVDVPATPGAEDRGTVLLYGHLDKQPPVGGWAEGLGPWKPVVRDDKLFGRGSADDGYAAYAATTALEAVHAAGGQHARSVVLLETGEESGSPDLPAYLEHLSARLGEVSLVICLDSGGNDYERLWLTSSLRGLAQVHVTVRVLRSAQHSGLASGIVPSSFRVLRQLLDRIEDAETGELKPAELNVRIPENRLAETRATAAVAPGAMRKAFPLVEGMRPVSDDEVELMLNNSWRPTLSVIGAAGFPEPANAGNVLREATTLALSFRLPPTADSAAALNAVEKALTTDVPYGATVELSGVEHAGGWNAPDAAPWLSAVLEKVSTEVFGAPWRSVGLGGSIPFMGLLAEKYPQAQFLVTGALGPDSNAHVPDEWLHLGQARRITETVAHTLDAHARG; from the coding sequence GTGGAGCAGACAACCGTGCGTGAAACCGTGTCCAGGCTGTGGGAGACCGAGGTCGTGCCGAGCCTGTCGGGGCTGGTGCGGATTCCCGCCCTGTCCCAGGCCTTCGACCCGGACTGGGCCGCGAACGGGCATCTCGCCGCCGCCGTCGACCACGTGCGCGGCTGGATCGCCGAGCGGCAGCTGCCCGGCGTCACGCTGGACGTGGTGCGGCTCGAAGGCAGGAGCCCGGTGCTGCTCGTCGACGTGCCCGCGACGCCCGGCGCGGAGGACCGCGGCACGGTGCTGCTCTACGGCCATCTGGACAAGCAGCCGCCGGTGGGTGGCTGGGCCGAGGGGCTGGGCCCGTGGAAGCCGGTCGTGCGGGATGACAAGCTGTTCGGCCGCGGCTCGGCTGACGACGGGTACGCGGCGTACGCGGCGACGACAGCGCTCGAAGCCGTGCACGCGGCGGGCGGGCAGCACGCGCGGTCGGTGGTCCTGCTCGAGACCGGTGAGGAGTCCGGCAGCCCGGACCTGCCGGCGTACCTGGAGCACCTCTCCGCCCGGCTGGGCGAGGTGTCGCTGGTGATCTGCCTCGACTCCGGCGGCAACGACTACGAGCGGCTGTGGCTGACCTCGAGCCTGCGGGGCCTGGCGCAGGTGCACGTGACGGTGCGGGTGCTGCGGTCGGCACAGCACTCGGGACTGGCCAGTGGCATCGTCCCCAGCTCGTTCCGCGTGCTGCGGCAGCTGCTCGACCGCATCGAGGACGCGGAGACCGGCGAGCTCAAGCCGGCCGAGCTGAACGTGCGCATCCCCGAGAACCGGCTCGCCGAGACCCGCGCGACGGCCGCGGTCGCGCCGGGCGCGATGAGGAAGGCGTTCCCCCTTGTCGAGGGCATGCGCCCGGTCTCGGACGACGAGGTCGAGCTGATGCTGAACAACAGCTGGCGGCCGACGCTGTCGGTCATCGGCGCGGCGGGCTTCCCCGAGCCCGCGAACGCCGGCAACGTGCTGCGCGAGGCGACCACCCTCGCGCTGAGCTTCCGCCTGCCGCCGACGGCGGACTCGGCGGCGGCGCTGAACGCGGTGGAGAAGGCCTTGACCACGGACGTCCCCTACGGCGCGACGGTCGAGTTGTCGGGCGTCGAGCACGCCGGCGGCTGGAACGCCCCGGACGCGGCGCCGTGGCTGTCGGCGGTGCTGGAGAAGGTGAGCACGGAGGTCTTCGGCGCGCCGTGGCGCAGCGTCGGCCTCGGCGGGTCGATCCCGTTCATGGGGCTGCTGGCGGAGAAGTACCCGCAGGCGCAGTTCCTGGTCACCGGCGCCCTCGGCCCGGACTCGAACGCCCACGTCCCGGACGAGTGGCTGCACCTGGGCCAGGCGCGCCGCATCACCGAGACGGTGGCCCACACCCTGGACGCCCATGCCAGGGGCTGA
- a CDS encoding ABC transporter substrate-binding protein yields MARATHIKALVLLPAFALAGLTMACGAGGNGSGGTQPSASASAAAPLPTETKDDKLAAMVPTAISADGKIVVGQDQSYAPNEFVDESGKVVGFDVDLGNAIAQKLGLTAEYQNAAFSGILAGVGSGQYELAMSSFTINSERLQTVDMVSYYSAGTSLAVPKGNPDKITLDDLCGKNIAVQQGTVQVDDLTKRSGECTAAGKPAINMQQFQAQTDVNLQVQTRRSQAMLADSPVIDYAVKQTGGAVEIVGQPYDSAPYGIALKKGQGTYAQAVQGAVQAIIDDGTYDKILAKWGLNTAGAIKKADLNPAVS; encoded by the coding sequence GTGGCGCGTGCAACACACATCAAGGCGCTTGTCCTGCTGCCGGCCTTCGCGCTGGCCGGGCTGACCATGGCCTGCGGCGCGGGCGGCAACGGCTCCGGTGGGACCCAGCCCAGTGCCAGCGCCTCCGCGGCGGCACCGCTGCCGACCGAGACCAAGGACGACAAGCTCGCCGCCATGGTGCCCACCGCGATCAGTGCGGACGGCAAGATCGTGGTCGGCCAGGACCAGAGCTACGCGCCCAACGAGTTCGTCGACGAGAGTGGCAAGGTCGTCGGCTTCGACGTCGACCTCGGCAACGCGATCGCCCAGAAGCTGGGGCTGACCGCCGAGTACCAGAACGCGGCCTTCTCCGGCATCCTCGCCGGTGTCGGCTCCGGGCAGTACGAGCTGGCCATGTCCTCCTTCACCATCAACTCAGAGCGGCTGCAGACCGTCGACATGGTGTCCTACTACAGCGCCGGCACCTCGTTGGCCGTGCCGAAGGGCAACCCGGACAAGATCACCCTCGACGACCTGTGCGGTAAGAACATCGCCGTGCAGCAGGGCACCGTCCAGGTCGACGACCTGACCAAGCGGTCGGGGGAGTGCACCGCCGCGGGCAAGCCGGCCATCAACATGCAGCAGTTCCAGGCGCAGACCGACGTGAACCTGCAGGTCCAGACCAGGCGCAGCCAGGCGATGCTGGCCGACTCGCCGGTCATCGACTACGCGGTGAAGCAGACCGGCGGCGCGGTCGAGATCGTCGGCCAGCCCTATGACAGCGCTCCCTACGGCATCGCACTGAAGAAGGGCCAGGGCACCTACGCGCAGGCGGTCCAGGGCGCGGTGCAGGCGATCATCGACGACGGCACCTACGACAAGATCCTGGCCAAGTGGGGCCTCAACACCGCCGGTGCGATCAAGAAGGCGGACCTCAACCCGGCTGTCAGCTGA
- a CDS encoding amino acid ABC transporter permease — MTETENRTKAEDIRAVPVRHYGRWVAGVIIAFVAFIVIRSVVTNANMQWPVVGDYLFNDRVMRGLTNTLLLTAISMVIGVVGGVLLAVMRMSPNPLASGAAGVYIWLFRGTPLITQLVFWNFLGLFYPRLGLGIPFGPEFISSDTNPLITQLTASLLGLGLNEAAYMAEIVRGGLLSVDDGQREAASALGMSRSRTLRRIILPQAMRVIIPPTGNETIAMLKTTSLVVVIGYYELMLSVQQIYAQNYKIAPLLIVAALWYLFMTSVLTLIQMQIEKHFARGTSRAVPEKGWMSRLVGFGGGVAR; from the coding sequence ATGACCGAAACCGAAAACCGGACGAAGGCCGAGGACATCCGCGCGGTCCCGGTGCGCCACTACGGGCGCTGGGTCGCGGGGGTGATCATCGCGTTCGTCGCGTTCATCGTCATCCGCAGCGTGGTCACCAACGCCAACATGCAGTGGCCCGTCGTCGGGGACTACCTGTTCAACGACCGGGTCATGCGGGGCCTGACGAACACGCTCCTCCTGACCGCGATCTCGATGGTCATCGGTGTGGTGGGTGGAGTCCTGCTCGCGGTGATGCGGATGTCCCCCAACCCGCTCGCCTCGGGCGCGGCCGGCGTCTACATCTGGCTGTTCCGCGGCACGCCGCTGATCACCCAGCTGGTGTTCTGGAACTTCCTCGGGCTGTTCTACCCGCGGCTCGGGCTCGGCATCCCGTTCGGGCCCGAGTTCATCAGCTCCGACACCAATCCGCTGATCACCCAGCTCACCGCCTCACTGCTCGGGCTCGGGCTGAACGAGGCGGCGTACATGGCCGAGATCGTCCGCGGCGGCCTGCTCTCCGTGGACGACGGGCAGCGCGAGGCGGCGTCGGCGCTGGGCATGTCGCGATCGAGGACGCTGCGGCGGATCATCCTGCCGCAGGCGATGCGGGTGATCATCCCGCCGACCGGCAACGAGACCATCGCGATGCTCAAGACGACCTCGCTGGTGGTCGTCATCGGCTACTACGAGCTGATGTTGTCGGTGCAACAGATCTACGCCCAGAACTACAAGATCGCGCCGCTGCTCATCGTCGCGGCACTGTGGTACCTGTTCATGACCTCGGTGCTGACGTTGATCCAGATGCAGATCGAGAAGCACTTCGCCCGCGGTACCTCGCGAGCGGTACCGGAGAAGGGCTGGATGTCCCGGCTGGTCGGGTTCGGCGGAGGTGTCGCCCGATGA
- a CDS encoding amino acid ABC transporter ATP-binding protein, translating to MTPIVQAQGIHKRFGRLEVLKGIDFEVAEGEVACLIGPSGSGKSTLLRCINHLEKINAGRLFVNGHLVGYRQRGEKLYELRDSEIAMQRKDIGMVFQRFNLFPHMTALENVTEAPVQVRGESKAKARERGRELLERVGLADKEKSYPGQLSGGQQQRVAIARALAMEPKLMLFDEPTSALDPELVGDVLGVMRQLAADGMTMIVVTHEMQFAREVADKVLFMDEGVVVEEGPPDQVIAEPRHERTRGFLARVLNPNA from the coding sequence ATGACACCCATCGTGCAGGCCCAGGGCATCCACAAGCGGTTCGGCAGGCTCGAGGTGCTCAAGGGCATCGACTTCGAGGTCGCCGAGGGCGAGGTCGCCTGCCTGATCGGCCCGTCCGGCTCGGGCAAGTCGACGCTCCTGCGGTGCATCAACCACCTGGAGAAGATCAACGCCGGACGGCTGTTCGTGAACGGTCACCTCGTCGGCTACCGCCAGCGCGGTGAGAAGCTGTACGAGCTGCGCGACAGCGAGATCGCCATGCAGCGCAAGGACATCGGCATGGTGTTCCAGCGCTTCAACCTGTTCCCGCACATGACCGCGCTGGAGAACGTGACCGAGGCGCCGGTCCAGGTCCGCGGCGAGAGCAAGGCGAAGGCGCGGGAGCGCGGCCGCGAGCTGCTGGAGCGGGTGGGCCTCGCGGACAAGGAGAAGTCCTATCCCGGGCAGCTCTCCGGCGGGCAGCAGCAGCGGGTCGCGATCGCGCGGGCGCTGGCGATGGAGCCGAAGCTGATGCTGTTCGACGAGCCGACCTCGGCGCTGGACCCGGAGCTGGTGGGTGACGTGCTCGGCGTCATGCGGCAGCTCGCGGCGGACGGCATGACCATGATCGTCGTGACGCACGAGATGCAGTTCGCGCGCGAGGTCGCGGACAAGGTGCTGTTCATGGACGAGGGCGTGGTGGTCGAGGAGGGCCCGCCGGACCAGGTCATCGCCGAGCCCCGGCACGAGCGGACGCGCGGTTTCCTGGCACGGGTGCTCAACCCGAACGCCTGA